In Lysobacter lycopersici, a genomic segment contains:
- the ubiH gene encoding 2-octaprenyl-6-methoxyphenyl hydroxylase, which yields MPPHDLANSGHHDVVIVGGGLVGASLALALERSGLDVVMVEATPAARLPEVFDQRNLSLAEASVNALDALGVLPALRAPSGEIRRIHVSRNGDFGRVLLRAGDYGREAFGRVVVARDLGDALETRLQALPNLQRYRPARFLGLGESDPGWRRIRISDESGERMLSTRLLVAADGADSAVRNALGIGAQRHDYGQRLFVARLRSERAPDGTAYERFGEHGPTALLPRGDRHYGLVHAVAEDEAGEVAALDDAAFLARVQRAFGWRAGRFLEVGPRSAYPAQRIVADALHAPRVVLVGNAAQSLHPVGAQGFNLGLRDALTLAEMLEAEGIEAAGDGLLERYAARRREDRERTLAFSDGLARFTSNEDLSALRAFGWFAVDRSPSLQARLVGGAMGYRGDVPELCRGRA from the coding sequence ATGCCCCCCCACGACCTCGCCAACAGCGGCCATCACGACGTCGTCATCGTCGGCGGCGGGCTGGTCGGCGCCAGCCTCGCGCTGGCGCTGGAGCGCAGCGGCCTCGACGTGGTCATGGTCGAGGCCACGCCGGCCGCGCGCCTGCCGGAAGTGTTCGACCAGCGCAACCTCAGCCTGGCCGAAGCCAGCGTCAACGCGCTCGATGCGCTCGGCGTGTTGCCGGCGCTGCGCGCGCCCAGCGGCGAAATCCGCCGCATCCACGTCAGCCGGAACGGGGACTTCGGTCGCGTGCTGCTGCGCGCCGGAGACTACGGTCGCGAAGCATTCGGCCGGGTCGTGGTCGCCCGCGACCTCGGCGATGCGCTGGAAACGCGACTGCAGGCCTTGCCGAACCTGCAGCGTTATCGGCCTGCGCGTTTCCTCGGCCTCGGCGAATCTGATCCCGGATGGAGGCGCATCCGCATCTCGGATGAATCCGGTGAACGCATGCTTTCCACGCGCCTGCTCGTCGCCGCTGACGGTGCGGACAGCGCAGTGCGCAATGCGCTCGGCATCGGTGCGCAGCGCCACGACTACGGCCAACGATTGTTCGTCGCGCGCCTGCGCAGCGAACGTGCGCCGGACGGCACCGCCTACGAACGCTTCGGCGAGCATGGACCGACCGCGCTGCTGCCGCGCGGGGATCGCCACTACGGCCTGGTGCATGCGGTCGCGGAAGACGAAGCCGGCGAAGTCGCCGCGCTCGACGACGCGGCCTTCCTCGCGCGCGTGCAGCGCGCCTTCGGCTGGCGCGCCGGGCGATTCCTCGAGGTCGGCCCGCGCAGCGCGTATCCGGCGCAACGCATCGTCGCCGATGCGCTGCATGCGCCGCGCGTGGTGCTGGTCGGCAATGCGGCGCAAAGCCTGCATCCGGTCGGCGCGCAGGGCTTCAACCTCGGCCTGCGCGATGCGCTGACGCTGGCGGAGATGCTCGAGGCCGAAGGCATCGAGGCTGCCGGGGACGGTCTGCTCGAACGCTACGCGGCACGCCGGCGCGAGGATCGCGAACGCACGCTCGCCTTCTCCGACGGGCTCGCGCGCTTCACTTCGAACGAAGACCTGTCGGCCCTGCGCGCATTCGGCTGGTTCGCGGTCGACCGTTCGCCTTCGCTGCAGGCGCGTCTGGTCGGCGGCGCGATGGGTTATCGCGGCGACGTACCGGAACTGTGCCGGGGTCGCGCATGA
- a CDS encoding UbiH/UbiF family hydroxylase → MKRGMRDAVVVGGGVVGAACALALAKLGLDVALVEAREPSRWDASQRDLRVYAFAPDNAALLDALGIWKSIRESRIEPYRRMRVWDAAGGGELDIDADALGRRELGWIVEYGLLVDTLSSALPAAGVEVLCPAKVESLMQDERGVRLGLDSGRVLEARIAIAADGGDSAVRALAGIEVDAHDHAQRGVVAYVETALPHEATAWQRFLPGGPLAFLPCGDGLSSIVWSLPNDEAARVLALDDAAFGEELAQAFEARLGAVRVASKRAAFPLRRQLADSLCEGRVLLAGDAAHVVHPLAGQGVNLGLRDVAALRDSIAAAQSRRLAWDSPHRLRRWARQRRSENALAAHAFDAINRVYSNDALWPTLLRGHALGIAGKLPPVASALWRHASGL, encoded by the coding sequence ATGAAGCGCGGCATGCGCGACGCGGTGGTGGTCGGCGGCGGCGTGGTCGGCGCCGCCTGCGCGCTGGCGCTGGCCAAACTCGGCCTCGATGTCGCACTGGTCGAAGCACGCGAACCGTCGCGTTGGGACGCTTCGCAACGCGACCTGCGCGTGTATGCGTTCGCGCCGGACAACGCCGCGTTGCTTGATGCGCTCGGCATCTGGAAGTCGATTCGCGAATCGCGCATCGAACCTTACCGGCGCATGCGGGTGTGGGATGCCGCGGGCGGCGGCGAACTCGACATCGATGCCGATGCGCTGGGTCGGCGCGAACTCGGCTGGATCGTCGAATACGGCCTGCTCGTCGACACGTTATCGTCGGCGTTGCCGGCGGCCGGCGTCGAAGTACTGTGTCCGGCGAAAGTCGAATCGCTCATGCAGGATGAGCGCGGCGTCCGACTCGGACTGGATTCAGGGCGCGTGCTCGAAGCGCGCATCGCCATCGCCGCCGACGGTGGCGATTCCGCGGTGCGCGCGCTGGCCGGCATCGAAGTGGATGCGCACGACCATGCGCAACGCGGCGTGGTCGCCTATGTCGAAACTGCATTGCCGCACGAAGCCACGGCCTGGCAGCGCTTCCTGCCCGGCGGCCCGCTGGCGTTCCTTCCCTGCGGCGATGGCCTCAGTTCCATCGTGTGGAGCCTGCCCAACGACGAAGCCGCGCGCGTGCTGGCGCTGGACGATGCGGCGTTCGGCGAAGAACTGGCGCAAGCATTCGAAGCGCGCCTCGGCGCGGTGCGGGTCGCATCGAAGCGCGCGGCGTTCCCGTTGCGCCGGCAACTCGCGGATTCCCTGTGCGAAGGCCGCGTGCTGCTGGCCGGCGATGCCGCCCACGTGGTGCATCCGCTGGCGGGGCAGGGCGTGAACCTCGGCCTGCGCGATGTCGCCGCGCTGCGCGATTCGATCGCGGCCGCGCAATCGCGGCGGTTGGCGTGGGATTCGCCGCATCGCCTGCGACGTTGGGCACGACAACGACGCAGCGAGAATGCGCTCGCGGCGCACGCGTTCGATGCGATCAATCGCGTCTACAGCAACGACGCCTTGTGGCCGACCCTGCTGCGTGGCCATGCGCTGGGCATCGCCGGGAAGTTGCCGCCGGTGGCATCGGCGCTTTGGCGCCACGCGTCCGGACTCTGA
- a CDS encoding nucleoside deaminase, with protein sequence MLYAQVHLTLPAWVHEAVDAMRTYPSDADKVALAIALSKRNIEHDTGGPFGSAVFGPDGRIIAVGVNRVVPHACSVAHAEMMAYMLAQGRTQRLRLNRDADDDSPIGPITLATSSQPCCQCYGATVWAGIDRLLIGARAEDVMELTEFDEGPLPADWIGELNARGIEVVRDIERDAARAVLRAYGESGGARY encoded by the coding sequence ATGCTGTACGCGCAAGTCCACCTCACGCTTCCGGCCTGGGTGCACGAGGCCGTGGACGCCATGCGCACCTATCCGTCCGACGCGGACAAGGTCGCGCTTGCCATCGCGTTGTCGAAGCGCAACATCGAGCATGACACCGGCGGCCCATTCGGTTCCGCGGTGTTCGGCCCGGACGGCCGCATCATCGCCGTCGGCGTGAATCGCGTGGTGCCGCACGCCTGCTCGGTCGCGCACGCGGAAATGATGGCCTACATGCTTGCGCAGGGACGCACGCAACGGCTGCGCCTGAACCGCGATGCGGACGACGATTCACCGATTGGCCCGATCACGCTCGCGACCTCGTCGCAGCCCTGCTGCCAGTGCTATGGCGCGACGGTCTGGGCCGGCATCGACCGACTGCTGATCGGCGCGCGCGCGGAAGACGTGATGGAACTCACCGAGTTCGACGAAGGCCCGTTGCCGGCGGACTGGATCGGCGAACTGAACGCACGCGGCATCGAGGTCGTGCGCGACATCGAGCGCGACGCGGCCCGCGCGGTGCTGCGCGCCTACGGCGAGAGCGGCGGCGCGCGTTACTGA
- a CDS encoding glutamine--tRNA ligase/YqeY domain fusion protein gives MSAPHDPTIDATPEKTDFIRNIVREDLASGKHAAIRTRFPPEPNGYLHIGHAKAICLDFGIASEFGGDCNLRLDDTNPAKEDPEYVRAIQDDVDWLGYDWHSLRHASDYFDVLYLAAEKLIRQGDAYVDDLDAEQVRAYRGTLTEPGRNSPFRDRSVEENLDLFRRMRAGEFPDGARTLRARIDMASGNINLRDPALYRIKHVEHQNTGDKWPIYPMYDFAHSLSDAVEGITHSLCTLEFEDHRPLYDWCVDKVDLAHSPELVKPLTDAGLPFEAAKPRQIEFSRLNFNWLVMSKRKLLQLVESGRVDGWDDPRMPTLQGIRRRGYTPSALRLMVDRVGISKQNSLLDISILEGALRDDLDAHAPRRMAVIDPLKMVLTNLDPGHEETLAFSNHPKDATQGERRIPFSRELWIEREDFEEVPPPGFKRLTVGGDVRLRGAGIVRCDEVVKDESGKVIELRCTLDPESRPGMEGANRKVKGTIHWVSAKHGVPAEIRLYDRLFTVPDPDNDEGGKTYVDYLNPDSRKVVTGYVEPAAANAVPEQGFQFERVGYFVADRYDHKPDAPVFNRSVTLRDTWNAKA, from the coding sequence ATGTCCGCCCCGCACGACCCGACCATCGACGCCACGCCGGAGAAGACAGACTTCATCCGCAACATCGTTCGCGAGGACCTCGCCAGCGGCAAGCACGCGGCGATCCGCACGCGCTTCCCGCCGGAACCGAACGGTTACCTGCACATCGGCCATGCCAAGGCGATCTGCCTGGACTTCGGCATCGCGTCCGAGTTCGGCGGCGACTGCAACCTGCGCCTGGACGACACCAATCCCGCGAAGGAAGACCCGGAGTACGTGCGCGCCATCCAGGACGACGTGGATTGGCTGGGCTACGACTGGCATTCGCTGCGGCATGCGTCGGATTATTTCGACGTGCTCTACCTCGCCGCGGAAAAGCTGATCCGCCAGGGCGATGCCTACGTCGACGACCTCGATGCGGAACAGGTGCGCGCCTACCGCGGCACCCTGACCGAGCCGGGCCGCAATTCGCCGTTCCGCGATCGTTCGGTCGAAGAGAACCTCGACCTGTTCCGGCGCATGCGCGCGGGCGAGTTTCCGGACGGCGCGCGCACCTTGCGCGCCAGGATCGACATGGCCAGCGGCAACATCAACCTGCGCGACCCGGCGCTGTACCGGATCAAGCACGTCGAGCACCAGAACACCGGCGACAAGTGGCCGATCTACCCGATGTACGACTTCGCGCATTCGCTCAGCGACGCGGTCGAGGGCATCACCCATTCGCTATGCACGCTGGAATTCGAGGACCACCGCCCGCTGTACGACTGGTGCGTGGACAAGGTGGACCTGGCGCATTCGCCGGAACTGGTGAAGCCGCTGACCGATGCCGGCCTGCCGTTCGAGGCCGCCAAGCCGCGCCAGATCGAATTCTCGCGCTTGAATTTCAACTGGCTGGTGATGAGCAAGCGCAAGCTGCTGCAGCTGGTCGAGTCCGGCCGCGTCGACGGCTGGGACGATCCGCGCATGCCGACGTTGCAGGGCATCCGCCGCCGCGGCTACACGCCGAGCGCGTTGCGCCTGATGGTGGATCGCGTCGGCATCAGCAAGCAGAACTCGCTGCTCGATATTTCGATCCTGGAAGGCGCATTGCGCGACGACCTCGATGCGCACGCACCGCGGCGCATGGCGGTGATCGATCCGCTGAAGATGGTGCTGACCAATCTCGACCCAGGCCACGAGGAAACTCTGGCGTTCTCCAACCATCCGAAGGACGCGACACAGGGCGAACGCCGCATCCCGTTCTCGCGCGAACTGTGGATCGAGCGCGAGGACTTCGAGGAAGTGCCGCCGCCCGGCTTCAAGCGCCTGACCGTCGGTGGCGACGTGCGCCTGCGCGGCGCCGGCATCGTGCGTTGCGACGAGGTGGTGAAGGACGAATCCGGCAAGGTGATCGAGCTTCGGTGCACGCTGGATCCGGAATCTCGCCCCGGCATGGAAGGCGCCAACCGCAAGGTCAAGGGCACCATCCACTGGGTCAGCGCGAAGCATGGCGTGCCGGCGGAAATCCGACTGTACGACCGCCTGTTCACCGTGCCTGATCCCGACAACGACGAGGGCGGGAAAACCTACGTCGATTACCTGAATCCGGATTCGCGCAAAGTCGTGACCGGTTACGTCGAACCCGCGGCCGCGAACGCCGTGCCGGAGCAGGGCTTCCAGTTCGAACGCGTCGGCTATTTCGTCGCCGACCGCTACGACCACAAGCCGGATGCGCCGGTGTTCAACCGCAGCGTGACCCTGCGCGATACCTGGAACGCGAAAGCCTGA
- a CDS encoding DMT family transporter codes for MGMATPVDELPGGAEAQRRTALVRMLLGACLIGSNGLMVRISGLPPTVSAFWRMALAGVLFAAMVTFYRGWKPIPARAWAWLALPACAFAADLWLWHRSILIVGPGLATLLGNAQVFFMALAGALLFGERIGAAFVAGLGLTAFGLWLLLGGDWASLPAEYRWGVWLGLGTGVCYAVYNLTLKRSQSEADCDAPGAASTEQVLCIAAFGTALLLGIVVRAEGHSFAIPDLRTLAILLALAGIGHCLAWSLISRAMARLPVTLVGLLLLLQPLVAFLLDVLVLHHDASGREWLGLGVALAGIFVAGMKKRPISEPIA; via the coding sequence ATGGGCATGGCGACGCCGGTCGACGAACTTCCCGGCGGCGCCGAGGCGCAGCGCCGGACCGCGCTGGTGCGCATGCTGCTCGGCGCCTGCCTGATCGGCAGCAACGGCCTGATGGTGCGGATCAGCGGCTTGCCGCCGACGGTGTCCGCGTTCTGGCGCATGGCCCTGGCGGGCGTGCTGTTCGCGGCGATGGTGACGTTCTACCGCGGCTGGAAGCCGATTCCTGCGCGGGCCTGGGCATGGCTGGCGCTGCCGGCCTGCGCCTTCGCCGCCGACCTGTGGCTCTGGCACCGCAGCATCCTGATCGTCGGTCCCGGGCTGGCGACATTGCTCGGCAACGCGCAGGTGTTCTTCATGGCGCTGGCCGGCGCGCTGCTGTTCGGCGAACGCATCGGTGCGGCCTTCGTCGCCGGGCTGGGGCTGACCGCGTTCGGCCTGTGGCTGCTGCTCGGCGGCGACTGGGCTTCGCTGCCGGCCGAATACCGTTGGGGCGTGTGGCTGGGGCTGGGCACCGGCGTCTGCTACGCGGTCTACAACCTCACGCTCAAGCGCAGCCAGTCCGAAGCCGATTGCGACGCGCCCGGCGCGGCCTCGACCGAACAGGTGCTGTGCATCGCCGCGTTCGGCACCGCGCTGCTGCTCGGCATCGTCGTGCGCGCCGAAGGCCATTCCTTCGCCATCCCGGACCTGCGCACGCTCGCCATCCTGCTGGCGTTGGCCGGCATTGGCCATTGCCTCGCGTGGAGCCTGATCTCGCGGGCGATGGCCAGGTTGCCGGTCACGCTGGTCGGCCTGTTGCTGCTGTTGCAGCCGCTGGTCGCGTTCCTGCTGGACGTGCTGGTGCTGCACCACGATGCCAGTGGGCGGGAATGGCTGGGATTGGGCGTCGCGCTGGCCGGGATTTTCGTCGCGGGAATGAAAAAGCGACCGATTTCCGAGCCGATCGCCTGA
- the msrA gene encoding peptide-methionine (S)-S-oxide reductase MsrA has protein sequence MLGIGAHKQRMVDPAKALPGRDTPMPVRNAHHVHGRPIQGDFDGLETVQFGMGCFWGAERKFWSLPGVVTTAVGYAGGYTPNPTYREVCSGETGHAEIVLVAWDPAQVSFDTLLKTFWESHDPTQGMRQGNDAGTQYRSAIFCSTQAQYDAAIASREAFQRKLHEAGYGDITTEIAFPAPAFYYAEDEHQQYLAKNPMGYCGLGGTGVSCPVGVAAAG, from the coding sequence ATGCTCGGCATCGGCGCCCACAAGCAACGCATGGTCGACCCGGCGAAGGCCTTGCCGGGCCGCGATACGCCGATGCCGGTGCGTAACGCGCACCACGTGCACGGCCGGCCGATCCAGGGCGATTTCGACGGACTCGAAACCGTGCAGTTCGGCATGGGCTGTTTCTGGGGCGCGGAACGCAAGTTCTGGTCGCTGCCGGGCGTGGTCACCACCGCGGTCGGTTACGCCGGCGGCTACACGCCGAACCCGACCTATCGCGAGGTGTGCTCCGGCGAAACCGGGCACGCCGAAATCGTGCTGGTCGCCTGGGATCCGGCGCAGGTGTCGTTCGACACGTTGCTCAAGACATTCTGGGAAAGCCACGATCCCACCCAGGGCATGCGCCAGGGCAACGATGCCGGCACGCAATACCGTTCGGCGATTTTCTGCTCGACGCAGGCGCAGTACGACGCGGCCATCGCCAGCCGCGAGGCGTTCCAGCGCAAACTGCACGAAGCGGGCTACGGCGACATCACGACCGAGATCGCGTTTCCCGCACCGGCGTTTTACTACGCCGAGGACGAGCACCAGCAATACCTGGCCAAGAACCCGATGGGTTATTGCGGCTTGGGCGGCACCGGCGTGAGTTGCCCGGTCGGCGTCGCGGCCGCGGGCTGA
- a CDS encoding CapA family protein, which translates to MKRFLLPCALALALPAMPVSAAHGEVDIVFVGDVMVAEIPGQLIAKGVDPFEPFNALLQKHDLRIGNLECVVATGGTAEIKPFTFRADPDVLPVLKKHFDAMSVANNHSGDFGKAAFAEELGLMRKAGLPFFGGGDDLAEAHKPVILERNGIRIALLGYVEFKPRSFEAGAHLPGVAWSGEDDQVIEDIAAARRVYHADIVIPYMHWGWEEEPNPSPRLREFARRMIDAGADMVVGGHPHVTQGAEMYKGKPIIYSLGNFLFNSFDTEATTTGWVLSARIGRDGVRTWRTYVAKLDGDGVPHPAFDKPSPCGRAGDKDIRTCEGAP; encoded by the coding sequence TTGAAACGCTTCCTGCTGCCGTGCGCGCTGGCCCTGGCGCTCCCCGCGATGCCGGTTTCCGCGGCGCACGGCGAAGTCGACATCGTCTTCGTCGGCGACGTGATGGTGGCCGAGATCCCCGGACAACTCATCGCGAAAGGCGTCGATCCGTTCGAACCGTTCAACGCGCTGCTGCAAAAGCACGACCTGCGCATCGGCAACCTCGAATGCGTGGTCGCCACCGGTGGCACGGCCGAGATCAAGCCCTTCACCTTCCGCGCCGACCCGGACGTGTTGCCGGTGCTGAAGAAGCATTTCGACGCGATGTCGGTGGCGAACAACCATTCCGGCGATTTCGGCAAGGCCGCCTTCGCCGAGGAACTCGGGCTGATGCGCAAGGCCGGCCTGCCTTTCTTCGGCGGCGGCGACGACTTGGCCGAAGCGCACAAGCCGGTGATCCTCGAACGCAACGGCATTCGCATCGCCCTGCTCGGTTACGTCGAGTTCAAGCCGCGCTCGTTCGAGGCCGGCGCGCACCTGCCCGGCGTGGCCTGGAGCGGCGAGGACGACCAGGTGATCGAGGACATCGCCGCCGCGCGCAGGGTTTACCACGCGGACATCGTGATCCCGTACATGCACTGGGGCTGGGAGGAAGAACCGAACCCCAGCCCGCGCCTGCGCGAATTCGCGCGGCGGATGATCGATGCCGGCGCCGACATGGTGGTCGGCGGCCATCCGCACGTGACCCAGGGCGCGGAAATGTACAAGGGCAAGCCGATCATCTACAGCCTCGGCAATTTCCTGTTCAACAGCTTCGACACCGAGGCGACCACGACCGGCTGGGTGCTGTCGGCGCGCATCGGCCGCGACGGCGTGCGCACATGGCGCACCTACGTGGCGAAACTCGACGGCGACGGCGTTCCGCATCCCGCGTTCGACAAGCCGAGCCCCTGCGGTCGCGCCGGCGACAAGGACATCCGCACATGCGAGGGCGCGCCATGA